A single genomic interval of Zobellia nedashkovskayae harbors:
- the xylA gene encoding xylose isomerase: MALLGDKEYFKGIGEIKFEGKESDNPLAFKYYNPDQVVAGKTMKEHFKFAIAYWHTFCGQGSDPFGPGTQNFAWDKSSDAVQAAKDKADAAFEFISKMGFDYFCFHDFDLIQEGPTFAESEKRLATITDYIKEKKAASGIKLLWGTANCFSNPRYMNGAATNPDFDVVARAGGQVKLAMDATIALDGENYVFWGGREGYMSLLNTNMGRELDHMAQFLTMARDYARKQGFKGNFFIEPKPMEPTKHQYDFDSATAIGFLKEYGLDKDFKINIEVNHATLAQHTFQHEMEVSAKAGMLGSLDANRGDYQNGWDTDQFPNNIQETTEAMLVFLQAGGLQGGGVNFDAKIRRNSTDLEDIFLAHIGGADTFARGLITADKIIQSSDYSKLRENRYSSFDSGKGKEFEGGKLSLENLYDLATTNGELELKSGKQELFENIINQYI, encoded by the coding sequence ATGGCATTATTAGGAGACAAAGAGTACTTTAAAGGTATTGGAGAAATCAAGTTTGAAGGAAAAGAATCAGACAACCCTTTAGCATTTAAATATTACAACCCAGACCAAGTTGTTGCGGGCAAGACCATGAAGGAACACTTCAAGTTTGCTATTGCATACTGGCATACATTCTGTGGGCAAGGTTCTGATCCATTTGGCCCAGGTACACAAAATTTTGCTTGGGATAAATCTTCAGATGCCGTTCAAGCTGCAAAAGATAAAGCAGATGCTGCTTTTGAGTTTATCAGCAAAATGGGATTTGATTATTTCTGTTTTCATGATTTCGATTTGATTCAAGAAGGTCCAACTTTTGCTGAATCAGAAAAAAGATTAGCTACTATTACTGATTATATAAAGGAGAAAAAAGCTGCTTCGGGTATTAAGTTGTTGTGGGGTACGGCTAACTGTTTCTCTAATCCAAGATACATGAACGGTGCTGCTACAAACCCAGATTTTGATGTGGTTGCTAGAGCAGGTGGTCAAGTAAAATTAGCGATGGATGCGACTATTGCATTAGACGGTGAGAACTATGTTTTCTGGGGAGGTCGTGAGGGGTATATGTCTCTTTTGAACACAAACATGGGTCGCGAATTAGATCATATGGCACAGTTTTTAACTATGGCTAGAGATTATGCTCGTAAGCAAGGTTTTAAAGGTAATTTCTTTATTGAACCAAAACCAATGGAGCCAACCAAGCACCAGTATGATTTTGATTCGGCTACGGCAATCGGTTTCTTAAAAGAGTACGGATTGGATAAAGATTTCAAAATAAACATAGAAGTAAACCATGCAACTCTTGCACAACACACTTTTCAGCATGAAATGGAAGTTTCCGCTAAAGCAGGAATGTTAGGTAGTTTAGACGCCAACCGTGGGGATTACCAAAACGGATGGGATACAGATCAGTTCCCAAACAACATTCAAGAAACTACGGAAGCTATGCTAGTATTTTTACAAGCTGGTGGCCTACAGGGCGGTGGTGTAAACTTTGATGCAAAAATTAGAAGAAATTCTACGGACCTAGAAGATATTTTCTTAGCTCATATTGGTGGTGCAGATACGTTTGCAAGAGGTTTAATTACGGCTGATAAAATAATCCAGTCTTCTGATTATAGCAAGCTTCGTGAAAACCGTTACAGCTCTTTTGATTCAGGAAAAGGAAAAGAGTTTGAAGGAGGTAAATTAAGCCTGGAGAACTTATACGATTTAGCTACTACTAATGGTGAGTTAGAGCTTAAGAGTGGTAAGCAAGAATTGTTCGAAAACATAATTAATCAGTACATCTAG
- a CDS encoding GNAT family N-acetyltransferase, with translation MEIVETHRNDYTISTDKDKLDILSIYKFLSKETDWAKGIPMNTLKTSIENSLNFGLYHNNKQIGYARIISDYSTIAYLGDVFVLKEYRGNGLSKWLINEIMEHPKLQGLRRWILLTDTAEWLYKKFGFTELPHPEFYMEKHNPNVYKGIETTKGNAEET, from the coding sequence TTGGAAATAGTAGAAACACATAGAAATGATTATACCATTTCAACCGACAAGGATAAGTTAGATATTTTGAGCATCTACAAATTCCTTTCAAAAGAAACTGATTGGGCTAAGGGAATTCCAATGAATACCCTAAAAACATCCATTGAAAACTCTTTGAATTTTGGACTGTATCATAATAACAAACAAATAGGCTACGCCAGAATAATTTCAGACTATTCCACAATTGCCTATTTAGGAGATGTATTTGTTCTTAAAGAATATAGAGGAAATGGATTAAGTAAATGGTTGATAAATGAAATCATGGAACATCCAAAGCTACAAGGATTAAGACGATGGATTTTACTAACTGACACTGCAGAATGGCTTTATAAGAAATTTGGATTTACGGAGTTGCCCCATCCTGAATTTTACATGGAAAAGCATAATCCAAATGTATATAAAGGAATAGAAACTACTAAAGGCAATGCGGAGGAAACCTAA
- a CDS encoding endo-1,4-beta-xylanase, with amino-acid sequence MFKTVVLFFVILLFLFGFGKIKESAFQTEDDADSLKKVYKKEFYIGAAINDKIITGKNKKALEVLKREFNTISPENVMKWEEVHPSPDTFYFEMADKYVALGKENNMFVIGHTLLWHSQIGPWMNTVNDSATMANYIRDHITTVASRYSGKIDGWDVVNEALNEDGSLRESVFLKVMGERYLEVAFKLAEKADPSAELYYNDYNMWKPKKREGAIRLIENLQKSGAKINGVGMQAHWGLTEPSLEEVENSIVAYAKLGLKVSITELDVTVLPNPWGLEGAEIGQNYEESEEMNPYPNALPDSVEVQLAQRYKDIFKLFLKHSDKIDRVTFWGVNDQSSWLNNWPITNRTNYPLLFDRKFEAKKAYQAVMELKTDSTNQQ; translated from the coding sequence ATGTTTAAAACTGTTGTGTTATTTTTTGTAATCCTGTTGTTTTTGTTCGGTTTTGGAAAAATTAAGGAAAGTGCATTTCAAACCGAAGACGATGCTGACAGTCTCAAAAAAGTTTACAAGAAAGAGTTTTATATAGGAGCAGCTATTAATGACAAGATTATTACTGGAAAAAATAAAAAAGCTCTTGAAGTTTTAAAGAGAGAATTCAATACTATTAGTCCAGAAAACGTAATGAAATGGGAAGAGGTTCATCCGTCTCCAGACACGTTTTATTTTGAAATGGCAGACAAGTATGTGGCTCTTGGTAAAGAAAATAACATGTTCGTTATTGGTCATACACTTTTATGGCATAGCCAGATAGGGCCATGGATGAATACCGTAAATGATAGTGCTACCATGGCAAATTATATCCGTGATCATATTACGACAGTAGCAAGTAGGTATAGTGGTAAAATTGATGGTTGGGATGTGGTAAACGAGGCTTTAAATGAAGATGGTTCGCTAAGGGAATCTGTCTTTTTAAAGGTGATGGGAGAGAGGTATTTAGAAGTTGCATTTAAGCTTGCAGAAAAAGCAGACCCATCTGCAGAGTTATATTATAACGATTATAATATGTGGAAACCCAAAAAGCGGGAAGGGGCTATACGGCTTATAGAAAATCTTCAAAAAAGCGGAGCTAAGATTAACGGAGTAGGTATGCAGGCACATTGGGGTTTGACAGAACCTTCATTGGAAGAAGTAGAGAATAGTATTGTGGCCTATGCAAAACTGGGTTTAAAGGTTTCCATTACAGAATTGGATGTTACCGTTTTACCAAACCCTTGGGGATTGGAGGGCGCAGAAATTGGTCAAAACTATGAGGAGAGCGAAGAAATGAATCCGTACCCAAATGCTTTGCCAGATTCTGTAGAAGTGCAGTTAGCCCAGCGTTACAAGGATATTTTTAAACTCTTTTTAAAACACAGTGATAAGATTGATAGGGTTACTTTCTGGGGTGTGAATGACCAAAGTTCATGGCTTAACAATTGGCCAATTACTAATAGAACTAATTACCCTTTACTTTTTGATAGAAAATTTGAAGCGAAAAAAGCATATCAGGCGGTAATGGAACTTAAAACAGATTCAACCAACCAACAGTAA
- the fsa gene encoding fructose-6-phosphate aldolase, which produces MKFFIDTANLNDIQSAYELGVLDGVTTNPSLMAKEGITGKDNILKHYLAICEKVEGDVSAEVIATDYAGMIKEGEELAALHPQIVVKLPMIADGVKACKYFSDKGIKTNVTLVFSVGQALLAAKAGATYVSPFLGRLDDISTDGMRLIEEIRLIYDNYGFETQILSASVRHTMHVINCAKLGSDVMTGPLSAIEGLLKHPLTDSGLEKFLADYKKGNQ; this is translated from the coding sequence ATGAAGTTTTTTATAGATACAGCAAATTTAAACGATATTCAAAGCGCCTATGAGTTAGGTGTTTTGGATGGCGTAACTACAAACCCTTCTTTAATGGCTAAAGAAGGTATTACCGGAAAAGACAATATTTTAAAACACTACCTGGCAATTTGTGAAAAAGTTGAAGGTGATGTTTCTGCTGAGGTTATTGCAACCGATTATGCAGGTATGATCAAAGAAGGTGAAGAATTGGCCGCCTTACATCCTCAGATTGTGGTAAAATTACCAATGATAGCAGATGGTGTAAAAGCGTGTAAATATTTCTCTGACAAAGGAATAAAAACAAATGTTACTCTAGTGTTTTCAGTAGGTCAGGCATTATTGGCTGCTAAGGCTGGCGCTACATATGTTTCTCCATTTTTAGGCAGGTTAGATGATATTTCTACAGATGGTATGCGTTTGATCGAGGAGATTCGTTTGATTTATGATAACTACGGTTTTGAGACACAAATTTTGTCGGCTTCTGTACGTCATACCATGCACGTAATCAACTGTGCTAAATTGGGGTCAGATGTAATGACAGGTCCATTGTCAGCTATTGAAGGTCTGCTTAAGCACCCGTTAACGGATAGTGGTTTAGAGAAATTCTTGGCAGATTATAAGAAAGGAAATCAATAG
- a CDS encoding hybrid sensor histidine kinase/response regulator transcription factor: protein MSLVFCVFLTQCHLYGQNSNDDYTFIDIEQDNTQRAVSTIVEDSMGLIWMGTNGVGLKKYNGIDFTTYKQDISEPKSLSNSLIHTSYIDKSNRFWIGTETGLDLYNRDFDNFDKIELRGEPRLQNGVLIRAIQEGINGELLVGSHYHGVFRVDPLTLDSESIPFQSTIAKSAIQVNCILKSKTGNVFVATNYGLFEYDGVKVKPSQIMIDNGEIAENLNLNIETLFEDIEGAIWLGTLSDGLIKIILHSSNKYKIDSFKITAERVLSIAQGTDGNIICGTENDGLFVLKSNGTLIKNYRYDKFDVKSVKSNSIWSVFVDSQERIWIGYYNKGVGVYDKLFDKFKDIESLANINNSLLLPSVTGIASDQEGRLWIGLDGGGIDVYNAADKSIVHLKDPENSIATNLHAAAVSGMFFDSKGNLWVGTWNSGIYYLPKNTSTFINYTISNTNGGLTSNRIMAFDEDKNGIIWIGSYVTGLHSFNPETKKFTPHNSQIYQDVIPSHGEVRKILVDSNDVIWLGTTGGLYKIANDFSEGDKAISLIERMHGDTGQKLIVDRIVSLFEDSKNIIWIGTDGGGLCKYDPSKDIFTWYGDRNGLGQQTIASILEDDNGAIWLGGNNGISRLDVEKESFKNFDIHDGLLANDFNYNATYKDDSGILYFGSYEGVNSIDPKNLSFNSNEPQVYFTDFKLFNKSVVPGTEKSPLEKVIGRTENLTLTHNQSVFTIEYAGINFTRPKKNQYAYFLEGFDNRWNYVGKTRSATYTNLPVGDYVFKVKAANNDGVWNETPKTLRLTVLAPWWGTTTAILLYVLAILLITYFLVKLANQRVQEKRMVQFEREKRLQEEVLNDRKIQFFTNISHEFRTPLTLILNPLEDILRDSGTSFSQKMKEKLGIIHKNTNRLKRLIDELMDFRKLDINKLNVKVSELEAITFIKEITNHFEEEATLKDIHFLVESEEQPITLWSDPSMLEKVIFNILSNAFKITPDRGTITVGVFKCANKIIFPLVNETEAFQALEINIEDTGSGIGKEELEKVFERFYRVEKMNSQYYGGTGIGLEVVKSFIDLLKGKIVVESEEGLGTKFRIFLPLGNAHFKPSELFLKPETKSEELKPITTGGDIVNQYANNGLDTTLLIVEDNAELRAYLRNELKGEYKVIEAVNGTEALKAAEKRTPDIILSDVVMPEMDGFEFCRHIREDLKTSHIPILMLTAKTMTDDWVKGIDCGADVYLTKPFEMTVLRAQLKQILSSRQVLFNKYLNDSNNVKVPESASLLDKGFIAKVLDYVTANLSDENLNVEQLAEELNLSRSQLYRKIKALTGYSANEFLRKIRLEKAKQMIENGNESISEVCFKVGFSSPSYFTKCFKAQFGFLPTEVK from the coding sequence TTGAGTTTAGTTTTTTGCGTCTTCCTTACGCAATGTCATCTCTATGGGCAAAATTCAAATGACGATTACACCTTTATAGATATAGAACAAGATAATACCCAAAGAGCGGTCTCTACTATTGTTGAAGATAGCATGGGCCTTATTTGGATGGGAACCAATGGGGTGGGGTTAAAGAAATACAATGGTATTGATTTTACTACCTATAAACAAGATATTAGCGAGCCAAAATCACTAAGCAATTCGCTTATCCATACCTCATATATTGATAAATCTAATAGATTTTGGATAGGTACGGAAACGGGCTTAGATCTGTACAATAGAGATTTTGATAACTTTGATAAAATAGAGTTGAGGGGAGAACCCAGATTACAAAACGGTGTCCTAATTAGAGCAATTCAAGAGGGTATTAATGGAGAGCTTTTGGTAGGGTCTCATTACCATGGGGTATTTAGAGTAGACCCGTTAACCTTAGATAGTGAGTCAATTCCTTTTCAGTCTACCATAGCCAAATCGGCCATACAGGTAAATTGTATTTTAAAAAGCAAAACAGGTAACGTATTTGTAGCTACTAATTACGGTCTTTTTGAATATGATGGGGTTAAGGTTAAACCCTCGCAGATTATGATTGATAACGGCGAAATAGCTGAAAATCTAAATTTAAATATTGAGACTTTATTTGAAGATATAGAAGGTGCAATCTGGTTAGGTACGCTATCGGACGGATTGATCAAAATAATACTGCACTCTTCAAATAAGTATAAAATAGATTCTTTTAAAATAACTGCGGAACGGGTATTATCCATTGCCCAAGGCACAGATGGTAATATCATATGTGGTACGGAGAATGATGGGCTTTTTGTACTAAAGTCAAACGGAACACTAATTAAGAATTATCGCTATGATAAATTTGATGTTAAAAGTGTAAAATCAAACTCCATTTGGTCTGTTTTCGTAGATAGTCAAGAACGTATTTGGATTGGGTACTACAACAAAGGGGTAGGGGTTTACGATAAGTTGTTTGATAAATTTAAGGATATTGAAAGCTTGGCCAATATCAATAACTCCCTGCTACTTCCTTCTGTTACAGGTATTGCTAGTGATCAAGAAGGTAGGTTGTGGATTGGTTTAGATGGGGGTGGTATAGATGTATATAATGCTGCGGACAAAAGTATTGTTCATTTAAAAGACCCTGAAAATTCAATAGCAACTAACCTGCATGCGGCAGCTGTTTCGGGAATGTTTTTTGATAGTAAAGGAAACCTTTGGGTGGGAACATGGAATTCTGGTATCTATTATCTTCCAAAAAACACATCAACATTTATTAACTATACGATTTCAAATACCAATGGTGGGCTAACAAGCAACCGTATTATGGCATTTGATGAAGACAAAAACGGAATTATTTGGATTGGCTCTTATGTAACAGGGTTGCATTCCTTTAATCCGGAAACTAAAAAATTCACTCCTCACAATTCTCAAATTTACCAAGATGTAATTCCTAGTCATGGAGAAGTGCGTAAAATCTTGGTAGATAGTAATGATGTTATTTGGTTAGGAACCACAGGCGGACTTTATAAAATAGCTAATGATTTTTCTGAGGGAGACAAGGCTATTTCTTTAATAGAGCGCATGCACGGAGATACTGGTCAAAAACTTATAGTAGATAGAATAGTATCGCTATTTGAGGATAGCAAGAATATCATTTGGATCGGCACGGACGGTGGAGGTTTATGTAAATATGACCCATCTAAAGATATATTTACTTGGTATGGGGATAGAAATGGTTTAGGACAACAGACTATAGCTTCAATTTTAGAAGATGATAATGGTGCTATCTGGTTAGGCGGGAATAATGGTATTTCTAGATTGGATGTAGAAAAAGAAAGCTTTAAAAACTTTGATATTCATGATGGGTTATTGGCCAACGATTTTAATTACAATGCTACCTACAAAGATGATTCCGGTATTTTATATTTTGGCAGTTATGAAGGGGTTAATTCTATAGACCCCAAAAATTTGAGTTTCAATAGTAATGAACCTCAGGTTTACTTCACGGATTTTAAACTCTTTAATAAATCCGTTGTGCCAGGTACGGAAAAATCGCCTTTAGAAAAAGTTATAGGCCGTACGGAAAATTTAACCCTCACTCATAATCAGTCGGTTTTTACAATAGAATATGCAGGAATAAATTTCACAAGGCCCAAAAAGAACCAGTACGCCTATTTTTTAGAAGGTTTTGACAACCGGTGGAACTATGTAGGGAAAACCAGAAGTGCAACCTATACGAATCTTCCTGTGGGTGATTATGTTTTTAAGGTGAAAGCAGCCAATAATGATGGTGTTTGGAATGAAACACCAAAGACTTTACGGCTTACGGTTTTAGCACCTTGGTGGGGTACAACTACGGCTATTTTACTGTATGTACTGGCCATTTTACTAATAACTTACTTTTTGGTAAAGTTGGCAAATCAGCGAGTTCAGGAAAAAAGAATGGTTCAATTTGAACGCGAAAAGCGATTACAGGAAGAAGTGTTGAACGATAGAAAAATTCAATTTTTTACGAATATCTCCCATGAATTTAGGACTCCACTTACGCTTATTTTAAATCCGTTAGAAGACATTCTTAGAGATTCAGGAACTTCTTTTTCTCAAAAGATGAAGGAAAAGTTGGGTATCATCCACAAGAACACCAACAGATTAAAGCGGTTAATAGATGAGTTGATGGATTTTAGAAAGCTAGATATTAATAAGCTTAACGTTAAGGTGTCCGAGCTAGAGGCCATAACGTTCATCAAAGAAATTACAAATCATTTTGAAGAAGAGGCAACGCTAAAAGATATTCACTTTTTAGTAGAATCCGAGGAGCAACCTATAACGCTGTGGAGCGACCCTTCTATGTTGGAAAAAGTCATTTTTAACATCCTATCAAATGCCTTTAAAATTACACCGGATAGAGGAACCATAACGGTAGGCGTTTTTAAATGCGCCAATAAAATTATATTCCCATTGGTAAATGAAACGGAAGCTTTTCAGGCCTTGGAAATAAACATAGAAGATACAGGAAGCGGTATTGGAAAAGAAGAATTGGAAAAGGTTTTTGAGCGGTTTTACCGAGTAGAAAAAATGAACAGCCAATATTATGGTGGTACAGGTATTGGCTTAGAAGTAGTGAAGAGTTTTATAGACCTTTTAAAAGGTAAAATAGTTGTAGAAAGTGAAGAAGGACTTGGTACCAAATTCAGGATTTTTCTACCGCTTGGTAATGCCCACTTCAAACCCAGCGAGCTGTTTCTAAAGCCCGAGACTAAAAGTGAGGAATTAAAACCAATTACGACGGGCGGAGATATCGTTAATCAGTATGCAAATAATGGGTTGGATACGACGCTTCTTATTGTTGAAGATAATGCAGAGCTGAGAGCGTATTTAAGAAATGAACTAAAGGGAGAGTATAAAGTTATTGAAGCAGTAAACGGAACGGAAGCATTAAAGGCAGCCGAAAAAAGAACTCCGGACATTATCCTTTCTGATGTGGTTATGCCAGAAATGGACGGATTTGAGTTCTGTAGACATATACGGGAAGACCTGAAAACAAGCCATATTCCAATTCTAATGCTCACCGCCAAAACAATGACAGATGATTGGGTAAAGGGTATTGACTGCGGTGCGGATGTTTATCTGACCAAACCTTTTGAGATGACCGTGCTTAGAGCGCAGTTAAAGCAAATTTTGAGCAGTAGGCAAGTACTGTTTAATAAGTATTTAAATGATTCAAACAACGTAAAAGTACCCGAAAGTGCTTCTTTATTAGACAAAGGTTTTATTGCAAAGGTGCTAGATTATGTTACTGCTAATCTATCGGATGAAAATCTAAATGTAGAGCAGTTGGCTGAGGAACTGAATCTAAGTAGAAGTCAATTATATAGAAAGATAAAAGCGCTAACAGGCTATTCTGCAAATGAGTTTCTACGCAAAATAAGACTTGAAAAAGCCAAGCAGATGATAGAGAACGGAAACGAATCTATAAGTGAGGTTTGCTTTAAAGTAGGCTTTTCATCTCCTTCCTATTTTACCAAATGCTTTAAGGCCCAATTTGGGTTTCTTCCTACTGAGGTGAAGTAA